The following DNA comes from Terriglobia bacterium.
GAACGTCGGCGCCAACACCGATCCTCGGGAGCTTGGCGCCATGAAACAATCTGTTCGTCAACTGGTCCTCAAACTCGCATGGATTGCCGGCCTTGTTTTATGGGCCTGGGCATCCTTTGCCGCGGCGGAAACTGTCTCTGCAAGGCCTCTCGAGGGTAAGGATCAGCCTGTGATCAGTGTTTGGATCTACGACTACGTGCGTCTTAGCCAGTCGGAACTTGATAAGACGGAGAGTCAAGTAGGGGCGCTCTACGCCGAGGCGGGCGTGCGGATTGTGTGGAGAGATCACTTCCAAAAGCGTCCCCCTGTTCGGTTCCAACCTGGAAGTCCGAGTGCCGATTTCTTCATTCGAATCCTACGTGTTTCCATTGTAACGGGACGGATTTCAGGCGCCGACGCGCTGGGGCAGGCGATCATTCCGTCGGGAACTGAAGGGCCTGTACCTGACGGGATTGCAAATGTGTTTTATGACCGGGTGATGGCTGTTTCCCGGACACGTGGCCCATGTGGAGGGACATTCCTGGGTGATGCCATCGCCCATGAACTGGGCCATCTGCTGCTCGGGCCCCGCCATTCGGCCGAAGGAATCATGAAAGCCCGTTGGGCATCCGAAGACCTGGAGTTGGCCTCCCAGTGCAAGCTCCGATTCTCGCCGGAACAACTCGCGGCGCTTCAACAAGCAGCGCGATCATTGCCACGAAGTTCCTTGACGAACGCCGCGGCTGGGCGGTGATTCTGGCCAGGTGAGACATCTCATTTCAGTAGTACCCGGCCAACTGGCGTATTTCGCTTACGCCAGAGCTTTCTTGAACACTCGCAGCAGGCCTGACATGGAGCGCTCGGCGGTCTGATGGTCGGCCATGCCGGGGGCCTCGAACTCGCATTGCAGCGGCATCGTTCCGTCGTAGCGGGCGTGCGCAAGCGCCCGCAGGGCCAGTTGAAGCGCGGCCCTAAGCCGCTATAGATCAGGGAGTTAACGATTCACGCAGAAGCCAAAGAAAATCCATCCGCCATCCATTGAGCAGTTTCTTCCGTTAGTAGAACTTCGGCGCCAACACCAATTCTCGGGAGGTTGGCGCCATGAAACAAACGTTGAAAGACGGGCTTGCGTTCGCAGCCTTCGTTGCCACTGTATCGGTTGGGATTTCTCTCTCCAGGTGTGAATGGGCAGCGGCTCAAACATCCGACAGCGGGACGGAAATTCCAATAATCACGGTATGGCTGTACAACTACGCGGGGATACCAAAGCACACGATGGCGAGGGCGGAGCGGGAGGTGCAGAAGATCCTGGACGCCGCTGCCATTCGTCTCGAATGGGTCGAGTGCCCGACTTCGGCCGAGGAAGTGAAGGTTCGCCCGATATGTCAGGAGCTCATGTCCAACGCCGAACTGGGCTTGACAATTCTGCCCACCGCCAGGGGCGTGGCCGATGCATATGTCGACAGGGATTTTGGCATTTCGCAGGTCTTCAATGACGGACAATTTGGCCACTATGCTTACGTGTTCTATGATCGGGTGCAACATACAGCGGACCTGGCTGACATACCCGCAACTCAACTGCTGGGGTCCGTCATAGCGCACGAGTTCGGGCACCTCCTGCTGCGCTCGAGCACGCATACCGGGCACGGGATTATGCGCATGCGCTGGGACCGGAACGATTTGAAAGATCTCACCTGGGGCCAGTTGAACTTCACACCGGAAGAGGCAGAGACGATTCACGCGGAGGTCCTGCTGCGGCTTCGGTCGGCTGGTGGACTGGCAAAGGCGCGGCCAGCCGTCGCCCCTCAGCGGCATTAAGCCGGCGCCTGCCCCAACCGTCGCCAAGTGGCGGAAAGGGAGGAAACAAATACCTCTGTAAGGCCGACCCGCTCGGAATGGATCTGAAACCAGTTCCGGAATCAGCCTACGTCGGGTACGGACCCGCTGGGGGGAGACGCGGAGCAGGTAATGAGCGATAATATGTCCAGCATCGCCTTGAATAAGCCAATAGCGAAGTTCCGACCTAGAGGAGGGGCTCCATGTCGCTACGAGGTTTCCTTGTAATCACACTTCTAATGGCACTCTCATCTCCGACGCCGATGCGAGCAGAGGCACTAGAGCAGCGTCTGTCACCCGGCGAGCATCATGCCACGGTCAACGGAATAAGTTTCTGGTACAAAGTGGCAGGCCAAGGCCCGGTGCTGGTGGTTCAGGCTCCTGGCTGGGGTCCCGGGTCGTTGTACTTGCAGAACGGGTTGGCTCCGCTCGAGGTGCATTATCGGCTGGTTTTCTATGATCCGCGTGGCAGTGGCAGATCGAGCCGCCCCGGCGACGCGGCGCGAATGAGCACGGCTGATATGGTGAACGATCTCGACCAGTTACGACAGTATTGGGGGCTGGATCGCTTGAACCTGATCGGGCATTCGCACGGAGGCGCGATCGTCCTCGACTACGGTGTTCGATATTCGGCCAGGGTTCGCAAACTGGTTTTGGTGGACACGGATATTTCGGGTTATGACGACGGAAGGGCCGTCAGAAAGGAAATTGATATTCGGCGCAATGACAAACGCTTCAGCGAAGCGATTGCCGAGGTCAATCGAAACACCATGCCCAAAACCGACGAGGAATTCGGAGCCATTCTTGCCCGTGAACTGCCGCTTTTCTTTTACGATCCGATTGGGAAGGTGCCCGTTTTCCAGAAGACTTCGCCGAAACCGCCTTCGGCGTGGGTCTACCGCACACTTGACGCTGCAGAGCAAAGGAACCCTATCAACGTGTCAGGCGAGTTAGGCCGTGTGCGCGCACGAACTCTGATTCTGGTCGGGCGTGAGGATTGGATCTGTCCGGTTTCTGACGCGGAGAAGATACGTGCGGATGTTCACGGTTCGCAGCTTGTTGTCTTCGAAAAGTGCGGACATTTCCCGTGGATCGAATCCCCGCACGAATTTTTTAGCGCCGTCGTTTCATTTATTGGCCAATAAACCTTAGCGCGGGGAGGGGCAGTGTCCCCGTCCCCGTCCCCGAAACGTCGAGCGAATCTTTTCGGCAATTGCGGGTTCACTCGCTCCCCTATAGGCGATACACCTCGTGCGGACGTTACTCGCTCCGACAGAAAACTCATCCTGCGCAAAAGCTACTGGAAGCGCGGGTCGGAGCGGTTTGAACCACCCATTCCCTTTTGCTCGTGACAAGCCGTTTGGAGGTATTTTATCGCCTCGTAATCCTCCAGCGTCCTCACGCCTGCTCTCGCATCTACGTTTCCAGAGACATTCTCAGCGGGTAGCGGGTAGCCACGGTCAATGTTGTTCTGACCGTGGGATCTTCGCAAGGCGGAATAACCACGGGCAAGCAAGCGTTGTCCATAGCTACCAAACTGTGTGAATTTGGCGGAGATTAGCGTCGCCATGTCGAATGTGCATCGCCTGCGTACCAGGGATCGAATCTTTTATGTGACGGTCAGCTCGCGCCGTTCGGTTCCGTCGTTCGATGCGCCCTAATACCCGACGATGATCGACGTCCTGGAGGGCTCGCGAGCAAGGTCCAAGGTTGCCCGATCAAAATTGATTACGTGCGCCTACCGAAGGGATGTCGCGGATAAAAACCCCACGGTCAGAACAACATTGACCGTGGCTACCCGCTCGTCGCTCCTCGGCTCCTCGGAATGACGGTGAGTCGGTAGCGTAGGCCGCCCTTGCGGTCTGGGGCTTTTATCTGAAAAGAACCGCGGACTTCAAAGGCAGGAGTCCATGCTACCTAATTTGCGTCGCTCTGCATCTGCTTCAGCAATGCGACGGAACGCCTGGCATCGATGTTATGGCGGCGGCCGTCTTTACTTGTGGTGGCGCCGGCAACAATCAGATGGATGGTTTGCTCCGGCGTCAGTTTGGGATCGAGCGCGATGAGCTTGGCGGCAAGATTTACGACGTTCGGCGAAGCCATCGATGTGCCGGACATGCGCAGGTTGCTTCCGCCGGGAGCTGTGGACTGGACTTCGTAGCCGTTGGCGTCAACGCGGACCATGGGGCCGTAGCTGGTAAAGCTCGCCTCATCTCCGGCCTGATCCACGGCGCCGACGGTCAGCAGATTGGGCAGCCTGAACGACGATGGGATGTCCTCGTCGAAGGTACTGTTGCTGTTTGAATTGCCCGCCGCACAAATGAAGAGAATGTCGGGCGCGCTCTTGAGGGCGTTGTAGAGACCGGCCCGCTCAATGGCAAAGAGCTTCGCGGCGATGGCCTTGCGGTCGGCGGCATCTTTCCCCATGCCGTTCTTTTCGAGCGCCACTTCGTCGTCGCGCGGGCCGCCACCCCAGCTCATGTTGACAACGCGGATGTGGTTCGAGCGGAACCAATCCACATAGGCCTGATCGTCTTTGGCGGAGCGTTCGGAAAGTTCCTTGCTGGGCGGCAGGGGAACGTTGTGCCAGTCAAAGGTGATGCGGCCGACCGCCAGCCGGATGGCAGGATTACCTCGCGCCGCGATGCCCGCCACATGGGTCCCGTGGGAATAAATTGCGAAGAGCTCGAGATTTTCGATGAACGCCGGGACCTCGGATGAGGGCAGGTGGGCGAGCTTCTGGCGCAGGGCCGTGGCTTCAGGGCTGTCGATGGAGGCCTGGAGGTCGGAAAAGCCCTCCAACTCGCCCAGCATGGAGGGAAGCTCCTTCTTCTGGTCCGGCTTGAGAGGAAACAGCTCGCCGTGCGCTGGAAAGCCTTTCAGGTCGAAGGCAATGTCGTGAGGATCGTCTTGCGGCCCGGGCCTGGGGACCGTGTAGATGCGACCCGGAAACAGCGCGAGGTCGCTGCCGGAATCCCAGATGGCGACGTTGACGGGGGTGAGCTTGTCGGCATGGGTCAGCGTCACGTCGCGGGCCGCCCAGATGTCGGGCTTCTCGACGTTGTTGGCCGCCACCTCCTGTTTGAGAACCGCGAGCATGGCGGGCATGAGCGGAATCTCGCGTTGGAGAAGGAAACGGTCTGCGACAAGGCCCCAGGCAAGATCGTTGCTGAGGCTGTGCGACTTGGCGACGGCGGGCTCGACATTGGCTTTGATGCTACCAAGCACCAGCGCCGGAGTAAGAATTTCAAAGCTGCTCTTCTGCTGCTTGATCCTGGTGCCTACCACGGGCCATGGCAGCGGCTTGATTTCGGCCGCGTAGGCTTTCTGGAACGCCTGAAGGTAGCCGGGCCCGGAAGTGCGGCTGGTGGCCTTTTGCGCTTCGATCATGGCCCTGACCGCGAGGCCGGTCATCAGTTTGGCGTCCGGCTTGTCCTCGATAACGCGGAGCTTTTGAATGGTTTCAAGCGCGCCCTGGTTGTCGCCAGCCAGCATCTGCAAATCGAGATGCACGCCCAGCAATTCGCGCAGCGCGGCGTGGTCCTGGACGTCGTAGTTCGCGAGGACCGTGCCGACGTCCGCCCTTACCCTGGCCGCAAAAGCGCCGAAGGCGGCGTCGCTCGATTGCAGCAGTTCCGTCGCGGTCCCGGCGATCCGGTAATTGAACCGCGGAAGGTCCGCCTGGGTCTTCACCACCTTCTTTGCCGCGGCTTGAGCGAAAACGAGCGGCGCAGCAGCCGAAATGGCGAGGACCGAGACCGTAACCAGGAATGCCAGCAGGACTATGCGGCAAACAAATCGATTCTTCATTGGCTAATACCTCAGAGCGGGGAATTGGGCCCTGACTTTGTGCAACTTCGGGCGGCCCGGCCCGCAACCGACGCAATCCGGAACTCGGGACGCACCTGCGGAATGGTGTTGGCTTAGATGCCAGGGTAAAACCGGAATTTGCATGGTTGATTTTCAGCCCATCCTGAAATGTACCCCCTGGCTGACAATGAATGCAACTGCCATTCGGTCGTGACGACGGTTGGTCCTTATTTCGCGGCACGGCCATCCCGTTCGCTTCGCGATCCCGGAGGTGGATAGAGTTGGCCGCAAAGTATATACCGCGGTTTCTATTAGCAGGAGGACACCTCCATCATCGCCATGGACCGGGTGGAATGAGTAGAGGCAAGAGCAGAGCCTCTCGCTTCGTGAGAACGCAGATACTACAGGGCGAGCATCTGCGCCAGCCGCGCGGCAAATCGACGGGCGCAGTTTGCTCAAACCCAAGTGCCTCCGCCCCGGCTCAAACCGCCCAAAATGCGCCTCGTCTTTTGAAAAACCATGTCGCCCGCGTGTTGTGGAGATGCGCGGAGGGACCTTAAATCCGGGGGAACTATCCCTAAATCGCAGAAGGGCCCGGCATCAATGGAGAAGAGTGCCAGCCCAGAGCAGCCCCGGGCCAACCGCGGCAACAAAAATCAATGGCCGGCCAGAGGCGGGTCCGGGTGCGTGGACATCCAGCACTTTGCATAGGCTCACACCGCAGGTGGCTGAACCCAGGTTGCCAAAACTTCGGCTGACCATTTGGATTTTGTTCAGTGGAATTCGTGAGTTTTGGGCGAATGTCTGCACAAGTCGGGGATTAGGTTCGTGCAGCGCAAAACTTGTGCCCTCGGAGCGCGGCCGCCCGCTGATTCTCTCCAGTTGGTCGATTGTCCGCGAAAGCATCCCGATGGCGGCCCGGCCCAGATGCTCTCCTCTGAACTCGAATTCGAATTTGACCTGCGGCGTCATCGTTACATTCAGTGCTGAAGAATCGCCTCCTGAGCATCCAAAGGCGAAATCCCCGAATACCAAATTACTATCCTCCGATCCGCCTCCTGGTCTGAGGGCAAAGGCACATGCGCCGTCACCAAACAATCCGCGAAGCTCACCTGGCGCTCCCACCGAGGTCAGCAGCCGGCTGTTGACTTCCGAAGCGACGACAAGGGCGATGCCTTGTCCTTGCATCGAAAGAATGGCGCTTGCCAGCCTGAACGCATTCAGCAGCCCTACGCAGGCGCCTCCAGCGTCCAGGACGGCGCAATTCTCAGGAAGCAAAAGCCGGGTGTGAAGGCGCGGGCCAAACGCGGGCAGCGCCAGAAACGTAGAGCTGACAGCAACAAGAACGTCCACGTCTAATGGGTCAATTCGCGCTGCTTCAAGCGCCTTTTCTGCTGCACCCTGGGCCAACGAAAGGTGGTCTTCGGCTTCGGAGGCGATCTGCAGGAATTCGATGCCCGCTCCGTTCTCGATAGTGCCCGGTGAAAGTCCGCAATCCCTTTCCATTTCCAATCCAGAAATTTTGACTGAACCCACCACCCATCCCCACCCTGCGATGCATACTGGAAACGTAGAACGGGGCGGCCGGCTTTCCCGCAGTCCTTCGTGCTCCTGCGCTTTGGCGCGAATGACCCCGTCGCTTGCCAATTGCGTCAAACTCCTGATCGATTGCGGCAGCCCTTCAGGCCAGGGATTTCCAAAGTTTCCAATCTGCGTCGACTCTTCGATGCCTGTCAGCACTGCGATCCAGCCCATTGAGTCCAGCAGACCGGTCCGCACTAAATCCGTTTCAGCGGCAGGGGTTGCCGCTTGCGAAGTCAATTCTCTTCTTACAATTTCGCGTATCCACTGCTCCAATTGGTCCTGGTTTTGGGACGGCTGCATGGCGCTCCTGTTTCAGCTTTTTTTCAGGCCATCGAGCCAGAAGTTTTTCGGCTGCGGGAATAGGGAATCGAGCATCAGCCAGCATTTGGAATCCTTGATTCCGCGGGCCAGCCCGATCCTCGCAAATAAAGCGGGCGAGTGCAAAACGCATTGCCGGACGCGCCCATTCAGAAATTCCTGCGCCTGAGCTACCGGATCGTTTTCCCCAAAGCCCGAAATTAGCCGTGCGAGGAATGCCACCCATTCACAATCGACGACGGGAAGTCCATTCAGACGCTGGCCTCCCGCAGAACTGACATGCGCGCGAAGTCTGATGCGGCCCGGATCTTCATAGACCTGAAAATAGATGTTCTTCAGCGCCAGGCCGCAGATGGACCGGTTTCCCTGCCCTGCTGGAATCCAACAATTCCCGCCCGAATGAAGCGGCTGGACTTCGCATCCAAACATCTCTTCCAAAGTGATCGCGACCTCAGCCTGCTTTATCGCGGCTACCAAGGCAGCCTCATCGAGAGTCCTGTCGGTTTTTTTCAGCCCGTCTGATTCGTGGTCTTCTGTGTGCGGCGGCTTGATGGAGAGGGCAGGCGTGAGGCGGGCAAGAACGGACTCGCCGCGTTTAAATGACTCCGACCATGCATAACCGTGACCGCGTGGAGGCATTGGGCGCACAGATCGGAACGACCCGGATGATACCTGTTCAAGTCCAATCACGCAGTAACCCGGCCCCATCATCGTGATGTCAGACAGAATCAGTTCCTTTGGGTCCTCTTCGCTTGCGTCCGGTTTGTGGGGCCTTTTCCAGGACCAGATGAGCAACGGTGACATGGTGTCCCTGCCGTTTCCATGCGTTCGCCAGCATCTCCGCTGCCAGACGCCGGTGACACTTTTCCGGGGTCGGCTCCGAGCAGAGCAACGCGATGTTTCCTTCAAACCCTTCCGGCCCGATGGCCGCCGGTAAGCCTCGCGCGCCCATTAATTCCGTATATGCCTTTTCATACGCGTCCCAGTCGCGAGTAGAGCGGTATGAGGTTCGTATTTCGGGGCTGGGCGCAAGGCGCGGCTCGTGGACGTATGCAATTCCCAGAAGACGGTCCAGGAAAAAGGCGACGTCAGGATACTTGGCGAAGCCCGAAAGTTGCCCTCCCCGGTTTTCACGCACGTCAATCACCATGCGGACTCGTGCGCCCTCGAGCAGCCGAAAGAACTCTTCAGCAGTTTTTTGCGTGAACCCGATTGTGTAAATATTGGAATGCATCTCGACGCTACCAGCGCTCGACCAGGTGGGGATCAACTCGAAAAGCGAATTTCTTTGCCTGAAACGCTAAAGCCTTTTCAATAGCCTCGGCTCTGGCCTCAGGAAAAAGGGTGTTGGCAGCGACGTCTGCAAAGCCGGTGAAGCGAAGAAGGCGGTCTTCGGCTGCCTCCTGGGTTTCGATTTTCCGGTCCCTTCGAATGTGCAGCGGGCGCATGCCCATTGCCACTAGTTCCGGGCAGACCATCAGGAAGCGATGGCATTCGATGGGGTCTTCCTCGGCGCACATCAGCGCCAGACATCGCGTGCTGAGCTCCGCCTCGACACGCTCGATGCCCCGGCTGAAGGCATAGGATTTGCGGCAGGCGCGATAATTCACCACGCCATCCCGGTCGTAAGCGGCAGGATCAGCAGGGCGGCCGCCCAGTTCCTCGCCAAGAAAAAGATAGCCCATGTCTTTCCCGTCCAGAATCTTTTCAAGTATTGAAGAGCTGAAGTGCGGAAACCGAACGCTCAGCGGCTGGCTGCGAACGTCAACCACCAGCTCGACATGGTGGGCGTCCAGCAGCCGTGTAAAGTCGGCGGCTTCCATTGAAGAATGTCCGACGGTGAACAAGGCGTGCTCACGCTCGCAAGAGGGAAGGGTGTTCATTTCATCGCCCTTCAACATGTTTCACCTTCACCTGCGGGTATTCTCTCCCAACAATTTCACTTGATCGCGTCGCAACTATCATACGTCCTTCTCAATCGTGAAATCGAATGAAAAATCAGCCGTCACCGTACCTCCGGGCGCGCTATGGATTGCTTTGGTTTTTACGCTTTATCGCTTTGCGCGGGGGTGTGATAAACTGATGGCACAGATGAAAAATGGGGCGAAAACAGACCGGAAATCCGCGGCTTCCTTTCCGGCGGGAAGCCTTGCGGCCTGGCCAGGCGGCCACAATCAGCTCCGGGCCCGGCTTCAGGAACCACCCCGGCGCGACTCTGAGCTCAACCGCCGGGACTTCA
Coding sequences within:
- a CDS encoding DUF488 domain-containing protein, yielding MHSNIYTIGFTQKTAEEFFRLLEGARVRMVIDVRENRGGQLSGFAKYPDVAFFLDRLLGIAYVHEPRLAPSPEIRTSYRSTRDWDAYEKAYTELMGARGLPAAIGPEGFEGNIALLCSEPTPEKCHRRLAAEMLANAWKRQGHHVTVAHLVLEKAPQTGRKRRGPKGTDSV
- a CDS encoding DUF488 domain-containing protein, whose translation is MLKGDEMNTLPSCEREHALFTVGHSSMEAADFTRLLDAHHVELVVDVRSQPLSVRFPHFSSSILEKILDGKDMGYLFLGEELGGRPADPAAYDRDGVVNYRACRKSYAFSRGIERVEAELSTRCLALMCAEEDPIECHRFLMVCPELVAMGMRPLHIRRDRKIETQEAAEDRLLRFTGFADVAANTLFPEARAEAIEKALAFQAKKFAFRVDPHLVERW
- a CDS encoding alpha/beta hydrolase, which gives rise to MSLRGFLVITLLMALSSPTPMRAEALEQRLSPGEHHATVNGISFWYKVAGQGPVLVVQAPGWGPGSLYLQNGLAPLEVHYRLVFYDPRGSGRSSRPGDAARMSTADMVNDLDQLRQYWGLDRLNLIGHSHGGAIVLDYGVRYSARVRKLVLVDTDISGYDDGRAVRKEIDIRRNDKRFSEAIAEVNRNTMPKTDEEFGAILARELPLFFYDPIGKVPVFQKTSPKPPSAWVYRTLDAAEQRNPINVSGELGRVRARTLILVGREDWICPVSDAEKIRADVHGSQLVVFEKCGHFPWIESPHEFFSAVVSFIGQ
- a CDS encoding S8 family serine peptidase, whose protein sequence is MKNRFVCRIVLLAFLVTVSVLAISAAAPLVFAQAAAKKVVKTQADLPRFNYRIAGTATELLQSSDAAFGAFAARVRADVGTVLANYDVQDHAALRELLGVHLDLQMLAGDNQGALETIQKLRVIEDKPDAKLMTGLAVRAMIEAQKATSRTSGPGYLQAFQKAYAAEIKPLPWPVVGTRIKQQKSSFEILTPALVLGSIKANVEPAVAKSHSLSNDLAWGLVADRFLLQREIPLMPAMLAVLKQEVAANNVEKPDIWAARDVTLTHADKLTPVNVAIWDSGSDLALFPGRIYTVPRPGPQDDPHDIAFDLKGFPAHGELFPLKPDQKKELPSMLGELEGFSDLQASIDSPEATALRQKLAHLPSSEVPAFIENLELFAIYSHGTHVAGIAARGNPAIRLAVGRITFDWHNVPLPPSKELSERSAKDDQAYVDWFRSNHIRVVNMSWGGGPRDDEVALEKNGMGKDAADRKAIAAKLFAIERAGLYNALKSAPDILFICAAGNSNSNSTFDEDIPSSFRLPNLLTVGAVDQAGDEASFTSYGPMVRVDANGYEVQSTAPGGSNLRMSGTSMASPNVVNLAAKLIALDPKLTPEQTIHLIVAGATTSKDGRRHNIDARRSVALLKQMQSDAN